The genomic stretch GCCGCTTGACCAGCAACTGCAGCAGCCGAACTTCGCGCAGTTCGTGATCACCGCGAAGAGCGTTGAAAACCGCGAGGAACTGATGCGCTGGCTGGATCAAAAACTGGAGAAGGAATTCCCCGGCGTGCGCACGCGTGTCGCGCGGCTCGAGAATGGTCCGCCCGTGGGTTTTCCGATCAAGTTCCGCGTGAGCGGGGACGACATCGCGACGGTGCGCTCGATTGCGCAAAACGTTGCCGACAAGGTCCGCGGCGATCCGCGCACGCGCAACGTCCAGTTCGACTGGGACGAGCCGGCCGAACGCTCGATCTCGTTCGAGATCGACCAGAACCGGGCGCGCGAGCTGGGCGTCACGTCGGAGGACGTATCGGGATTCCTGGCCATGACGCTCTCAGGCTATACGGTCACGCAGTACCGGGAGCGCGACAAGCTGATCAACGTCGATCTTCGCTCGCCGAAGAGCGAGCGCGTCGATCCGGCCAAGCTCACGAGTCTCGCGATTCCGACGCCAAACGGGCCGGTTCCGCTCGGTTCGCTCGGGCACATTCGGGACACGCTCGAGTACGGCGTGATCTGGGAGCGTGACCGGCAGCCGACCATCACGGTGCAGGCCGACGTGCGCGGTGACGCGCAGGGTATCGACGTGACCCGCGATATCGAGCACGGGCTCGCCGGACAGAGCGCCAGTCTGCCTGTCGGCTATCGCATCCAGGTGGGCGGCGCGGTCGAGGAGAGCACCAAAGGCCAGACTTCGATCAACGCGGAAATGCCGCTGATGATCATCGCGGTGCTGACGCTGCTCATGATCCAGCTGAAGAATTTCGCGCGCACGTTCATCGTCGTACTGACGGCGCCGCTGGGCCTGATTGGCGTGGTGGCGGCGTTGCTGCTGTTCGGCAAGCCGTTTGGCTTCGTCGCGCTGCTCGGCGTGATCGCGATGTTCGGAATCATCATGCGCAATTCAGTGATCCTGGTCGACCAGATCGATCAGGACATCGCGGCTGGGCATGGACGCTTCGACGCGATTATCGGTGCAACGGTGCGGCGTTTCCGGCCGATCATGCTGACGGCTGCCGCCGCCGTGCTCGCACTCATTCCGCTGCTGCGCTCCGGCTTCTTCGGGCCAATGGCGACCGCGCTGATGGGCGGCATCACGGTTGCCACGCTTCTGACCGTGTTCTTCCTGCCGGCCCTCTACGCGTCCTGCTTCCGGGTCCGGCGCGACGAGCGCGGGATGCAACAGGTCGTCGTCGAGCATACGGAGGTTTGATCATGAGCTTTGCATACAAGACATCCGGCCTCGCCGTGGCGGTGGCCCTCGCGCTGACGGCGTGCTCATTCGGCCCCAGCGGAGAGCCGCCGGCGATGGCTTCGCCTGAGCATTACGGCGCACAGGCGCAGCCGCCGAGGACGGTCGCGGCTGGTGGCGTTGCCCAGCAGTTCGATATTGGCGCCACGTCCGTACCGCAATGGTGGCGGCTTTACCGCTCGGACGCACTCGATGGGCTCGTAGAGGAGGGTTTGCAAAACAGCCCGACGCTGATGGCTACGCAGCGCACGCTAGCGGCCGCGCAAGAGGAGCTTCGCGCGCAGGTCGGCGCATCCACGATGCCGTCAATCGACGGCACCGCGCAGGTCCAGCGCGCACGATCGCCCGTCGTGCCCGGGCTCGGCCCTCAGCAGGTGCAATACAACTATTTTGCGGGCCAGCTTGTCGCGAGCTACAACTTCGACCTGTTCGGGCAGACGCGTTACGCGAACAAGGCGAGCGCCGCTCGCGTGAACGTGCAGGCGTATCAACTCGAAGCGGCGCGGCGTGCGCTTGCGGCTAACATCGTCGGCACGGCGATCAGTGTGGCCACGCTCGATCGCCAGATCGCGCTCACCGAACGGCTCGTTGCCGTCGCCAATGAGGCTGCGAACGAGGACCAGCAGCGCTACGCGCTTGGCTCCGTCTCGCGCGCACAGGCACTCGCTTCGACGCAGGATGCCGCGTCCGTTGCGGCGGCGCTGCCCGCCTTGCGTCAGCAACGCGCGTCGGCCGTGCACGCACTTGCGGTGCTGATGGGCCGCACGCCCGATAACGCGCCGGCCGTTCCCGACCTGGACAGCCTCGCGCTGCCTGAGCACGTGCCTGTCGCGGTGCCGTCCGATCTGCTGCGTTCGCGCCCGGACATTCAGGCAGCGGACGCCGCTGTGAAGGCAGCCGCTGCCGACGTGGGCGCTGCGACTGCGCAGCTGTTTCCAAGCCTGTCGCTTACCGGTTCGATGGGCCGGGGCGGCTTCAGCTGGCCCGCGCTGCTGTCGGGAGCGGGCGGGCTGTGGGCCATCGGCGCGGGCCTGTCGCAGCCGATCTTCCATGGCGGCGCGCTGTTCGCGCAACGCCGCGCATCAATCGATACGTACGATGCGGCGGTTCTGCACTACAAGTCGACGGTGCTGTCGGCATTCCAGGACGTCGCCAATTCGCTGGACGCCCTGGATAACGATGCGCAGACACTCGCCTCGACCGAAGCGGCGGCCCAGGCAGCGCGGGCAGCATTCGACGATACGGTGGCACGCCACCGCATCGGCTCGCTGCCTTCCACGGCGCAGCATGCGAGCGAGCAGCGCTTTCTCAACGCGCAACTCAGCTCTGTCCGCGCGACGGGGCAACGCATGAGCGATACAGCAGCGCTGTTCCAGGCGATGGGTGAGCCGCCTGCCGATCAGAAGGCGGCGTCAACCAAATGATTGCGCGTCCATGAAGCTCTGGAGGGCGACCTGGTTCAACGGGGTCGCCCTCCCCGTAGCAAGAGCCGGAACAACAATAGTCTGGTGTCGAAATCGAGCAGCGTTTGTAGCCAGATAGTGCCGGCGCTCCGCCGACGTTAGCGGCACCGGAATCTCAACTACGTCCAACATGGAATATCGGAAACTGATTGCCTGCCACGAATGCGATTTGCTCTTTTGCAAGCCTGCGAAGGTGACAGGGCACGTCGCCAGTTGTTCGCGCTGCGGTGCGGGTATGACAGCGGCAGAGGGTGCGGACTTGCCCCTGGACCGGACCTGCGCTCTGACCATTGCGGCGCTAATTACCTTTTGTATTGCGCAGGCTTTCCCCGTCATCGAGCTTCACACCAGCGGCATGACATCCAGGGCAACCCTGTTCGGCGCCGTGCGGTCGCTATGGGCAGGCGACATGCGCCTCGTCGCAATCATGGTGTTCTGCGCGTCAATACTTTTCCCGTTGATCGAACTGCTCGCCTTTTTATATGTGCTGGCCCCGCTTCGCATAGGTAAGGTGCCGCCCCATTTCAATGGGATGCTGCGAGTCGTGCAATTCGTGCGGCCGTGGGGCATGGTCGAGGTGTTCATGCTCGGCGTGCTCGTCACAATCGTGAAGATGGTGAGCATAGCCGAGGTGATCCCTGGGCCGGGACTCTTCGCGCTGGGTGCGTTGACCGTGATGCTGGCGGTGGTCGCCACGCTCGATCTCGGCGGGCTCTGGGACATTTGCGACGAAATTAAACTTTCTCGACCCGCTGGCATTCGCTGGCAGAAGATCAGTCGCAGACTCGCGGGGCCGAACGGGCTATTCCGCTCGCACAAAGCGTGGTCAACGGCTTTTGTTACGGCAAGAGATGCAGGGCTTGTCGCCTGTCATACCTGCGGACTCGTCCAGAAGCATATCGAAGATCAATCGCGCCAGTGCTGCTCGCGATGCGGGTCCGTCCTGCACGAACGCCGTCCGGAAAGCCTGACGCGAACCGTAAGTCTGCTTCTTGCCGCTGCTCTTGCCTACATTCCAGCGAATCTGTTGCCCATCATGCACGCAACGTCGCTGGGCCGCGCCGAGGACGACACGATCCTTGGGGGCGTTGCGTATTTCTGGACGTCTGGAGACTGGCCGCTAGCCGTCGTCGTCTTCGTTGCCAGCGTCGTGGTGCCGATCCTCAAACTTGTGATTCTCACGCTTCTCACCGTGGCCGCCCGCCGCGGCTCGGCCTGGCGACTGCGTGAACGCGCAAGTCTATATCGGCTGGTCGAGCGCGTCGGCCGTTGGTCGATGCTCGACGTCTTCGTCGTAGCACTGACGGTTACCCTGGTGCATTTTGGCTCGCTTGCCGTCATCACTGCAGGCTCGGGCGCGCTCGCTTTCGGTGCCGTGGTGATCCTCACGATGCTCGCGTCACATCAGTTCGATCCCCGGCTGACCTGGGACAACGTGGACTCCAAACAGCACGTCCTTCGCGGCGATGAATGAATAGGGTTTTGGCTGCTCCCATGACCAAAACCAACCCGAATCTCTGAAACGGTTTACAAGCGATGCATATTCCCAACCTACCCAGTCCCGCATTCAAGCCGCGAAAACGTTGGCTTCCATCCCTGATCTGGTTAATCCCGTTAATCTGCGCGCTGATTGGCGCCGCGCTGGTGGTCAAATCTATTTCGGAGAAGGGACCGATGGTGACGGTCACTTTCGATAGGGCAGAGGGCCTGGAGGCGGCCAAGACAAAGGTCAAATACAAGGACGTGGAGATCGGTTCGGTACAGACCATCACGCTGTCGAAGGACCTCGGGCATGTCATCGTGAACATACAGTTGAGCAAGGAGGCCGAGAAGTTCGCGACCCGCGGCACGCGCTTCTGGGTGGTTCGCCCGCGTGTCGGTGCCAGCGGCATCTCCGGCCTCGGTACATTGCTCTCTGGCTCGTACATCGGCGTTGACATCGGGCGGTCGACAGAAAGACAAACCTCGTTTGTTGGCCTTGATAATCCACCCATCGTCACGACTGGACAGGCGGGGCATCAGTACACGCTGCGTGGCGAGTCGCTGGGCTCGGTCGATATCGGCGCGCCCATCTTCTACCATCGTATCCAGGTGGGGCAGGTGGTCGGTTTCTCTCTCGACCCGCACGGTGCTGGAGTAATCGTCAATGTTTTCGTCAACGCCCCGTTCGACCAGTACGTCGGCACCAATACACGGTGGTGGCATGCGAGCGGCGTCGATCTTCGTCTCGATTCCAACGGTCTCAAGCTCAATACGCAATCTCTGGCGACCGTGGTCGTCGGTGGACTGGCATTCCAGATGCCACCAGGGCAGGACGCAGGACAACCCGCTGCCGACAAGGCCGAGTTTCGACTGGCATCCGACGAGTCAGACGCGATGCGTGAGCCCGACGGTCAGCCACTCAATGTGGTAATGCGCTTTAACCAGTCGCTGCGCGGACTGTCTGTGGGCGCGCCCGTCGACCTTCGCGGAATTGCGCTGGGGCAAGTTACGGAGATCGGGATTGAATACAACGAAAAGCAGAAGACATTCAGTATGAAGGTGTCGATGGCGCTTTATCCCGACCGGCTCAGCCGGCGCTCCAGCGAGGCGCTACCCGCTCCGGACACAGCCGGCGGCCACGAGTTGCTGCAACACCTCGTCTCCGAAGGGCTGAGGGGCCAGCTGCGAACGGGGAACCTGCTGACCGGGCAGCTCTATGTCGCGCTCGACATGTTCCCGAAAGCGCCTCGAGCGACCGTCGACGTGCGCGAAAACCCGATCGAACTGCCGACCGTGCCCAACACGCTCGACGAGCTTCAGGTTCAGATCGCGGACATTGCAAGGAAGCTGAACCAGGTACCGTTCGACAAGATCGGAGCGAATCTGAACGGCGCACTTGAAAACGCCAGCAGGCTGTTCGGGCACATGGACAGCGAGGTCGTTCCGCAAGCCCGGGACACGCTGGCTGCCGCGCAGAAGACCTTCAGTACCGCCGAATCGACGCTCCGTCAGACCGCGCCGATGCAGGCCGACGTCCAGGATGCGATGCAGGAATTGACGCGCACGCTGCAATCCCTCAACGCGCTCGCCGACTATCTGGAACGTCATCCCCAAGCGCTGCTGTTCGGCAAGAAAGGAGATAAACAATGATGCGATTCCGGTTCTCCGCGCGATGCGCGATGCTGTGGGCGGTGGCTGCCGTTGGGCTGGCCACGCTAGGGGCCTGTTCTTCCCCGCCAGGGCGTTTTTACACACTCGGCACAGGTGACGAATCCGCAATCGAAATCGGTACCACGCACCCGTCCTATCTGATCGACATGCGTCAGGTGAAAGTGCCTGCGTCCGTCGCGAGGAGCCAGTTGGTCGTACAGGTGAACACGGCCCAGGTCAAAATCCTGGAAGACGATCGTTGGGCGTCGCCGGTTGCCGATGAAATCCACAATGCACTGCTCGTGGCCGTGGCGCGGCAGGCGGGCGCGCTTGACGCGAAAGAGTTCACACGAAGCGACAACGTTCCTGTGTACCAGATTTCGGCCGACGTGCAGCGTTTCGAGTCGTGGCCAGCGTCACACGCGTTGATCGACGTCGTATGGAGCATACGGGCGTCGAATGCGTCGCAAACGTTGGTCTGCCGTAGCCTGGTCAGTCAGCACGTGTCCGCGGGCTATGAGGCGCTCGTCGAGGGGCACCGGCGCGCAATACAGACTCTCGCTGCACAGATCGCCGCGGGCCTGCGGGACTTGTCAGCAAGGTCAACGACGGTGCACGGCGGAACGGGGCAGGCGGCGTTATCGTGCCCATCCCTCGCGCGACCATCCGACGCGGGAATTGAGGCGCCAGTTCTGGGCGCGGCGCACTGATCATCCCGGCGGTCGTATTTCGGGGAAAGCTTTGCGAGGCTTGCACGGGTCAGCAGAGCTTTCAACCGGACCGGCAGTAACAAAATTACAGTCGACTGACGGTCACGTGCAGCGTCGTCATCGCCAGTCGATGACTTGCATGGCCAGACGGTGTCTACACCGGCGTTCCAGCTTACTCGGCTTCGGTAGTCTCCTCGACCAGCGGCAGCGGACGCGCCGCGACCCTCTCCGCCTCCGCGCGCTTGAGCCCGAGTATTTGCAGTAGCGTTGCCGCCGTACGCTCGGGCAAATGCTCTCCGCTGAATCCGAGCTCCTTGATGACGTCTGCCGCCGGCGCTCCCGGAGCAACATAGTTGAGTTCGGCAGCAATGGCAGAGAGCACTGTGCCGCCGACGGAAAGAAAACCGACGAACGGGTCCGTGACCAAGAAGCGCTTGGCCGCAATGCCGTTGCCGATATCCCGCAGCAGCCGCTGACCCAAGCCGCGGGTCAGAGTGTGTGCCGAAAACCCTTCGCGTATCAGGAACCGTGCCCACACGGGATCACGCCGCGCTCGCATCACGGTATGGCGCACGGAGACGGCGATCACCTCTGCCGGGTCGGAGAGGCCACCGGCGAGGCGGTCCAGCATATCCGCGAATTCCTCGAACACATTGTCGACGAGCGTCGCGTAGATAGCCTCCTTCGATTCGAAGTGGTTGTAGAACGAGCCGAAGCCCACATCGGCGGCCTCCGTAATCTCGTTGATAGCTACGCCCTCCATCCCCTTTTCAGACATGAGCTTGAGCGCTGCGTCGAGCAGGCGGCCACGCGTCTCGCGTTTGCGGCGCGCGCCGCGCGGCTCGCGTTCTTCCGCAGCGGTAACCGGGGAGACCGGCGCAGCACGGGGAGTACGTTTCGTTGTCCGGGACTTTGATGTGGTCGGCATGGCGGATCCAGTTTTGGCTATACCCAAGTATAGATTCAAATGTCTTTATTGACAAAACTATCAGGTATGAGTTTAATGTCGCTAAGGGCGACCCTTGAGCCAGCCTAACAAACTACACATAGAGACTCTAGGTGGAGAGATTGTGGAGACAGGAACAATAAGCGGCGTCGCGCCGAAAACCCGGTGCGGGGGGCTTCCCCCGCAGATCGTGGTCGCGAATACGCTGTCGCGGCGTTGTGCGTACAGGCTGGTCATCGACAGGTCGACC from Paraburkholderia sp. IMGN_8 encodes the following:
- a CDS encoding efflux transporter outer membrane subunit, encoding MSFAYKTSGLAVAVALALTACSFGPSGEPPAMASPEHYGAQAQPPRTVAAGGVAQQFDIGATSVPQWWRLYRSDALDGLVEEGLQNSPTLMATQRTLAAAQEELRAQVGASTMPSIDGTAQVQRARSPVVPGLGPQQVQYNYFAGQLVASYNFDLFGQTRYANKASAARVNVQAYQLEAARRALAANIVGTAISVATLDRQIALTERLVAVANEAANEDQQRYALGSVSRAQALASTQDAASVAAALPALRQQRASAVHALAVLMGRTPDNAPAVPDLDSLALPEHVPVAVPSDLLRSRPDIQAADAAVKAAAADVGAATAQLFPSLSLTGSMGRGGFSWPALLSGAGGLWAIGAGLSQPIFHGGALFAQRRASIDTYDAAVLHYKSTVLSAFQDVANSLDALDNDAQTLASTEAAAQAARAAFDDTVARHRIGSLPSTAQHASEQRFLNAQLSSVRATGQRMSDTAALFQAMGEPPADQKAASTK
- a CDS encoding paraquat-inducible protein A — encoded protein: MEYRKLIACHECDLLFCKPAKVTGHVASCSRCGAGMTAAEGADLPLDRTCALTIAALITFCIAQAFPVIELHTSGMTSRATLFGAVRSLWAGDMRLVAIMVFCASILFPLIELLAFLYVLAPLRIGKVPPHFNGMLRVVQFVRPWGMVEVFMLGVLVTIVKMVSIAEVIPGPGLFALGALTVMLAVVATLDLGGLWDICDEIKLSRPAGIRWQKISRRLAGPNGLFRSHKAWSTAFVTARDAGLVACHTCGLVQKHIEDQSRQCCSRCGSVLHERRPESLTRTVSLLLAAALAYIPANLLPIMHATSLGRAEDDTILGGVAYFWTSGDWPLAVVVFVASVVVPILKLVILTLLTVAARRGSAWRLRERASLYRLVERVGRWSMLDVFVVALTVTLVHFGSLAVITAGSGALAFGAVVILTMLASHQFDPRLTWDNVDSKQHVLRGDE
- a CDS encoding MlaD family protein, translated to MHIPNLPSPAFKPRKRWLPSLIWLIPLICALIGAALVVKSISEKGPMVTVTFDRAEGLEAAKTKVKYKDVEIGSVQTITLSKDLGHVIVNIQLSKEAEKFATRGTRFWVVRPRVGASGISGLGTLLSGSYIGVDIGRSTERQTSFVGLDNPPIVTTGQAGHQYTLRGESLGSVDIGAPIFYHRIQVGQVVGFSLDPHGAGVIVNVFVNAPFDQYVGTNTRWWHASGVDLRLDSNGLKLNTQSLATVVVGGLAFQMPPGQDAGQPAADKAEFRLASDESDAMREPDGQPLNVVMRFNQSLRGLSVGAPVDLRGIALGQVTEIGIEYNEKQKTFSMKVSMALYPDRLSRRSSEALPAPDTAGGHELLQHLVSEGLRGQLRTGNLLTGQLYVALDMFPKAPRATVDVRENPIELPTVPNTLDELQVQIADIARKLNQVPFDKIGANLNGALENASRLFGHMDSEVVPQARDTLAAAQKTFSTAESTLRQTAPMQADVQDAMQELTRTLQSLNALADYLERHPQALLFGKKGDKQ
- a CDS encoding PqiC family protein, translated to MMRFRFSARCAMLWAVAAVGLATLGACSSPPGRFYTLGTGDESAIEIGTTHPSYLIDMRQVKVPASVARSQLVVQVNTAQVKILEDDRWASPVADEIHNALLVAVARQAGALDAKEFTRSDNVPVYQISADVQRFESWPASHALIDVVWSIRASNASQTLVCRSLVSQHVSAGYEALVEGHRRAIQTLAAQIAAGLRDLSARSTTVHGGTGQAALSCPSLARPSDAGIEAPVLGAAH
- a CDS encoding TetR/AcrR family transcriptional regulator; amino-acid sequence: MPTTSKSRTTKRTPRAAPVSPVTAAEEREPRGARRKRETRGRLLDAALKLMSEKGMEGVAINEITEAADVGFGSFYNHFESKEAIYATLVDNVFEEFADMLDRLAGGLSDPAEVIAVSVRHTVMRARRDPVWARFLIREGFSAHTLTRGLGQRLLRDIGNGIAAKRFLVTDPFVGFLSVGGTVLSAIAAELNYVAPGAPAADVIKELGFSGEHLPERTAATLLQILGLKRAEAERVAARPLPLVEETTEAE